A region of Sulfuricella denitrificans skB26 DNA encodes the following proteins:
- a CDS encoding GGDEF domain-containing protein, which produces MSDAGEILIPSWAMGLHAIALAVLDDEGRIIESNQGFLSVTAEAKVEGSSVRLAKPDMAALSKAEVGLNGKVYTGALVFAVLTGSSDGWGALSGSVYRAGSGWLLAAEVGISAYPQLNGVIERLGRDLEDTERTLARRNQALQKALEEVELLKRQDTLTGLANRRSLDDRITEEIGRWERYRRPLGLILMEMDDFGGVNENYGREVGDELLHHVATVITHSVRTTDLAARYGGLEFAMLLPETNEMGALIVAERLRMELEGQFILPMTRPLTASFGVAMLLPGESRQELCARAGRAVGYSKKNGRNCVTMAGVISECDQLYGVAPQGTQGTDKNV; this is translated from the coding sequence TTGTCTGATGCAGGAGAAATTCTGATTCCGTCCTGGGCGATGGGACTGCATGCCATAGCCCTGGCGGTGCTGGATGATGAGGGCCGAATTATCGAGTCTAATCAGGGCTTTCTTTCAGTAACAGCGGAGGCAAAGGTGGAGGGGAGCAGCGTGCGCCTGGCCAAGCCGGATATGGCAGCGCTCAGCAAGGCAGAAGTCGGGTTGAACGGTAAGGTATACACCGGAGCGCTCGTCTTTGCTGTCCTTACAGGTTCGTCGGATGGTTGGGGTGCTTTGTCTGGCAGCGTCTACCGTGCCGGGTCAGGATGGCTGCTCGCAGCCGAGGTAGGTATTTCGGCATACCCGCAGCTCAATGGCGTGATCGAGCGGCTGGGAAGAGATCTGGAGGATACGGAGCGCACCCTGGCGCGACGCAATCAGGCGCTGCAAAAAGCACTGGAGGAGGTCGAACTGCTCAAGCGCCAGGATACCCTGACCGGTTTGGCTAACCGCAGAAGCCTGGATGACCGCATCACTGAAGAGATTGGCCGCTGGGAACGGTATCGCCGTCCGCTGGGGTTGATATTGATGGAGATGGATGATTTCGGCGGGGTCAATGAAAACTACGGCCGCGAAGTGGGGGATGAACTGCTGCACCATGTAGCGACGGTTATCACCCACTCGGTGCGCACCACCGATCTGGCGGCACGCTATGGCGGATTGGAGTTTGCCATGCTGTTGCCGGAAACCAATGAAATGGGCGCGCTGATCGTGGCTGAACGGCTGCGCATGGAACTGGAAGGGCAGTTTATCCTGCCCATGACACGTCCTCTGACCGCCAGTTTTGGCGTAGCCATGCTGTTGCCGGGGGAGAGCCGCCAGGAGTTGTGTGCCAGGGCCGGTCGGGCGGTTGGGTATTCCAAGAAAAACGGCAGGAATTGCGTGACGATGGCAGGTGTGATCAGCGAATGCGACCAGCTCTATGGGGTTGCTCCACAAGGCACACAGGGAACAGACAAGAATGTTTAA
- a CDS encoding Bax inhibitor-1/YccA family protein codes for MQPELRMTSQTTELALAANKVLRNTYMLLGLSMVPTVIGAVIGINLNFSFMAQSPFMGFILMMAVMFGLFWGISKNRENSLGIVLLLGLTFFMGLILGPILQAALHLRNGAQLVGMAAGGTGLIFFSLATIATVTKKDFSFMGKFLFIGLILLIVAMIANMFFQIPAMQLTISAIAVLIFSGFILYDVSRVVTGGETNYIMATLAIYLDIYNLFVHLLSLLMALTGERD; via the coding sequence ATGCAACCTGAACTGCGAATGACGTCACAAACAACCGAACTGGCCCTTGCTGCCAACAAGGTATTGCGCAACACCTATATGCTGCTCGGTTTGAGCATGGTTCCGACGGTGATCGGCGCGGTGATCGGCATCAACCTGAACTTCTCGTTCATGGCGCAAAGCCCGTTTATGGGCTTCATCCTCATGATGGCGGTGATGTTCGGCCTGTTCTGGGGGATCAGCAAAAACCGCGAAAACAGCCTCGGTATCGTACTCCTGCTTGGCCTCACCTTCTTCATGGGCCTGATACTCGGACCTATTCTGCAAGCCGCTCTGCATCTGAGAAACGGCGCACAGCTGGTCGGAATGGCGGCAGGCGGCACGGGTTTGATCTTCTTCTCCCTGGCGACCATTGCCACGGTAACCAAGAAAGATTTCAGCTTCATGGGCAAGTTCCTGTTCATCGGGCTGATCCTGCTGATCGTCGCCATGATTGCCAACATGTTCTTCCAGATTCCGGCGATGCAGCTCACCATCTCCGCGATTGCCGTGCTGATTTTCTCCGGCTTCATCCTGTATGACGTCAGTCGCGTCGTCACCGGCGGGGAAACCAATTACATCATGGCCACCCTGGCGATTTACCTGGACATCTACAACCTGTTCGTCCACCTGCTATCGCTTCTGATGGCGCTCACCGGCGAACGCGACTAG
- a CDS encoding ComEA family DNA-binding protein, which yields MKKLFLILIACFAFATTAFAGPVNLNSATTAELEVLNGVGPVKAKAIMDYRVKNGPFKSVDDLEKVPGFGKKTVDKLRADLTVTSGAAPSKVAGKPKAAADKK from the coding sequence ATGAAAAAACTGTTTCTTATCCTGATCGCCTGTTTCGCCTTTGCTACCACCGCTTTTGCGGGCCCGGTCAATCTGAATAGCGCCACTACCGCCGAGCTGGAAGTCCTGAATGGCGTTGGCCCGGTTAAAGCCAAAGCGATCATGGACTATCGCGTCAAGAATGGCCCTTTCAAGTCGGTGGATGATCTGGAAAAGGTACCGGGTTTCGGAAAAAAGACAGTGGACAAGCTGCGCGCCGACCTGACGGTGACCAGTGGTGCGGCGCCCTCCAAGGTTGCAGGAAAGCCCAAGGCTGCGGCTGATAAGAAGTAA
- the rlmD gene encoding 23S rRNA (uracil(1939)-C(5))-methyltransferase RlmD, with protein sequence MTIIESLDHEGRGVAHVEGKTIFIEGALPGETVEYSTFKKKPSYEQATATKILKPSFMRVTPRCPSFGLCGGCSMQHMEAGAQVAAKQRVLEDNLWHIGKVKAEEMLAAIYGPPWGYRHRARVSVKYVRKKERVLVGFHEKRSSFIADMESCEVLPPRISALLMPLRALVEQLSIRERLPQVEVALGQDVDVLVLRIMDPLNEQDEALLRAFADRHRVQFFLQSKGPDTVQPFYPLDAPELNYTLPDFDIVMPFRPTEFTQVNPDINRVLVRRAINLLDPKPGERIADLFCGLGNFSLPIARRGADVVGVEGSASLVQRAQANAEVNGLSARARFVEANLFETDAVGLKKLGHFDKMLIDPPCDGAAEVIKALAEDGPQRIVYVSCSPATLARDAGVLVHEKGYRLKAAGVVNMFPHTAHVESIALFEK encoded by the coding sequence ATGACCATTATTGAATCTCTCGACCACGAAGGGCGCGGCGTCGCCCATGTGGAAGGCAAAACCATCTTTATTGAAGGCGCCCTGCCCGGTGAAACGGTGGAATATTCCACCTTCAAGAAAAAGCCTAGCTACGAGCAGGCCACGGCCACGAAAATCCTCAAGCCCAGCTTCATGCGCGTCACGCCGCGTTGTCCGAGTTTCGGCCTGTGCGGCGGCTGCAGCATGCAGCATATGGAGGCCGGGGCGCAGGTTGCGGCCAAGCAGCGCGTGCTGGAAGACAACCTGTGGCATATCGGCAAGGTGAAGGCGGAGGAAATGCTCGCCGCCATCTATGGCCCACCCTGGGGCTATCGCCACCGAGCGAGGGTGTCGGTCAAATATGTGCGCAAGAAAGAGCGCGTCCTGGTTGGTTTCCATGAAAAACGCAGCAGCTTTATCGCCGACATGGAGAGCTGCGAAGTGCTGCCACCGCGCATTTCCGCCCTGCTCATGCCACTGCGCGCATTGGTCGAACAGCTTTCCATCCGTGAGCGCTTGCCGCAGGTGGAAGTAGCGCTGGGTCAGGATGTCGACGTGCTGGTGCTGCGCATCATGGATCCGTTGAACGAGCAGGATGAAGCGCTGCTGCGGGCGTTCGCGGACAGGCATCGGGTTCAGTTTTTCCTGCAGTCCAAGGGCCCCGATACGGTGCAACCGTTTTATCCGCTGGATGCGCCGGAGCTCAACTACACCTTGCCGGATTTCGACATCGTGATGCCGTTTCGACCCACCGAATTCACCCAGGTCAACCCGGATATCAATCGCGTGTTGGTGCGCCGCGCAATTAACTTGCTCGATCCGAAGCCGGGCGAGCGCATCGCCGACCTGTTCTGCGGGCTGGGTAATTTCAGCCTGCCGATCGCCCGGCGCGGTGCTGACGTGGTGGGGGTTGAAGGCAGCGCCAGCCTGGTGCAGCGTGCGCAGGCGAATGCCGAGGTTAACGGTTTATCGGCGCGGGCACGTTTTGTCGAGGCGAATCTGTTCGAGACGGATGCCGTCGGCCTGAAAAAACTGGGGCATTTCGATAAAATGCTGATCGACCCGCCGTGCGATGGCGCGGCAGAAGTGATCAAGGCGCTGGCGGAAGACGGGCCGCAGCGCATCGTCTACGTGTCGTGCAGCCCGGCTACGCTGGCGCGCGATGCCGGAGTGCTGGTGCATGAAAAAGGCTATAGGCTGAAAGCCGCCGGCGTGGTCAACATGTTCCCGCATACCGCGCACGTCGAATCCATCGCCCTGTTCGAGAAATAA
- the rfaE1 gene encoding D-glycero-beta-D-manno-heptose-7-phosphate kinase, giving the protein MLPNFENARVLVVGDIMLDRYWFGEVSRISPEAPVPVVHVSRTEERPGGAANVARNAAALGARVSLLSVAGKDEAGDSLARLLHDENVNVVLHRDAGLDTTIKLRVIGRQQQLLRIDFETQPSHEVLLNKLADFEKMLAGADVVILSDYGKGGLTHIRQMIELANATHKPVLVDPKGDDYARYHGATLLTPNRGEFREVAGSWKSEEELAKKAQQLRLDLNLQALLVTRSEEGMTLYREAGMVHEHALAREVYDVSGAGDTVIATLGVMLASDSTMPEAVRVANLAAGIVVGKLGTAVVSCDELITELNK; this is encoded by the coding sequence ATGCTACCTAACTTTGAAAATGCCCGCGTTCTGGTCGTGGGCGACATCATGCTCGACCGTTACTGGTTCGGCGAGGTGAGCCGTATCTCGCCCGAGGCGCCGGTGCCGGTGGTGCATGTGAGTCGCACCGAAGAGCGCCCGGGTGGTGCCGCCAACGTGGCGCGCAATGCCGCGGCGCTGGGGGCCAGAGTTTCCCTGTTGTCGGTGGCGGGCAAGGATGAGGCGGGAGACAGTCTGGCCCGCCTGCTACACGACGAGAACGTCAATGTCGTGCTGCACCGCGATGCAGGCCTGGATACCACTATCAAACTGCGAGTGATCGGGCGGCAGCAGCAGTTGCTGCGCATCGATTTCGAAACCCAGCCGAGCCATGAGGTGCTGCTCAACAAGCTGGCGGATTTCGAAAAAATGCTGGCTGGTGCCGATGTGGTGATCCTGTCGGACTACGGCAAGGGCGGGTTGACCCATATCCGCCAGATGATCGAATTGGCGAATGCCACGCACAAGCCAGTGCTGGTCGATCCCAAGGGCGACGATTACGCGCGCTACCACGGTGCCACTCTGCTGACGCCAAATCGGGGTGAATTCCGCGAGGTGGCGGGAAGCTGGAAAAGCGAGGAAGAACTGGCGAAGAAAGCACAGCAGTTGCGCCTAGATCTCAATCTACAGGCGCTACTGGTGACCCGCAGCGAAGAGGGGATGACGCTCTACCGCGAAGCAGGTATGGTGCACGAGCATGCCCTGGCGCGCGAGGTTTACGATGTCAGCGGCGCAGGCGACACCGTGATCGCCACCTTGGGCGTGATGCTGGCGAGTGATTCCACCATGCCCGAGGCAGTGCGCGTCGCCAATCTTGCCGCCGGCATCGTGGTCGGCAAGCTCGGTACGGCGGTGGTGAGCTGCGATGAACTGATTACAGAATTGAACAAATAA
- a CDS encoding YdbL family protein, giving the protein MYSQILRLWMLVALLWMPFLAFAAADLEINTPAIGSLKMTMQQRHDQLAGHYVSGAVGLTRDGLIAMRDASLVPLAQRQVVNGLVAAENQDRHALYREIARANGHPEWEEEIRTTFAQRWVQKAASGWWYQNQSGAWVRK; this is encoded by the coding sequence ATGTACAGCCAGATTCTTCGTTTGTGGATGCTTGTTGCTCTGCTGTGGATGCCTTTTCTGGCGTTTGCCGCAGCTGACCTGGAAATCAACACGCCTGCCATCGGCAGCCTGAAAATGACCATGCAGCAGCGTCATGATCAGCTTGCAGGTCACTATGTCAGTGGCGCGGTCGGCTTGACGCGCGACGGTCTGATTGCGATGCGCGACGCTTCCTTGGTGCCGCTGGCGCAACGCCAGGTGGTGAACGGCCTGGTTGCGGCAGAGAACCAGGATCGCCATGCCCTGTACCGCGAGATTGCACGCGCCAACGGCCATCCGGAATGGGAGGAGGAGATACGTACCACCTTCGCCCAGCGCTGGGTGCAGAAGGCTGCGTCGGGATGGTGGTATCAGAATCAGAGCGGGGCATGGGTACGAAAGTAG
- the rfaD gene encoding ADP-glyceromanno-heptose 6-epimerase — MYYIVTGAAGFIGANLVKGLNDRGITDIIAVDNMKKADKFKNLVDCEIADYLDKEDFLDLILDGAFEGDVAAIFHEGACSDTMETDGRYMMENNYRYTVSLLDYCQNEDVPLLYASSASVYGGGSVFSESREHEGPLNVYGYSKFLFDQYVRRMWQHKTSQIVGFRYFNVYGPREQHKGRMASVAFHFFNQYQAEGKVKLFDGCDGYANGEQRRDFVSVEDVVKVNMWFLDHPEQSGIFNLGTGNSQTFNDVAVAAVNSCRKAKGEAPLGLKEMQAQGLVEYVAFPEALKGKYQSFTQADISALRTAGYDEPFLTVEQGVERYVDHLRQRV; from the coding sequence ATGTACTACATCGTCACCGGCGCAGCCGGCTTTATCGGCGCCAACCTCGTCAAGGGGTTGAACGACCGCGGCATCACCGACATCATCGCGGTAGACAATATGAAAAAGGCCGACAAATTCAAGAATCTGGTGGATTGCGAGATCGCCGATTATCTCGACAAGGAAGATTTTCTCGACCTTATCCTGGACGGCGCATTCGAAGGCGATGTCGCCGCCATTTTTCACGAGGGCGCCTGCTCCGACACTATGGAGACCGATGGTCGCTACATGATGGAGAACAACTACCGTTACACCGTGTCACTGCTGGATTATTGCCAGAACGAGGACGTGCCCCTGCTGTACGCTTCCTCGGCCAGCGTTTACGGTGGTGGTTCGGTGTTCAGCGAGTCGCGCGAGCACGAGGGACCGCTCAACGTCTATGGCTATTCCAAGTTCCTCTTCGACCAGTACGTGCGCCGCATGTGGCAGCACAAAACCTCACAGATCGTCGGCTTCCGCTATTTCAACGTGTACGGTCCGCGCGAGCAGCACAAGGGGCGTATGGCCTCGGTGGCCTTTCATTTCTTCAACCAGTACCAGGCCGAAGGCAAGGTCAAGCTGTTCGACGGTTGTGACGGCTATGCCAACGGCGAGCAGCGGCGCGATTTCGTGTCGGTGGAGGATGTGGTCAAAGTTAACATGTGGTTTCTCGATCACCCCGAGCAGTCCGGCATCTTCAATCTCGGCACCGGCAACAGCCAGACCTTCAACGACGTGGCCGTGGCGGCCGTGAACAGCTGCCGCAAGGCCAAGGGCGAAGCGCCGCTTGGCCTGAAGGAAATGCAGGCGCAGGGACTGGTCGAATACGTGGCCTTTCCAGAGGCGCTCAAGGGCAAGTACCAGAGTTTTACCCAGGCGGATATCTCCGCGTTGCGCACGGCGGGTTACGATGAGCCGTTCCTGACTGTGGAGCAGGGCGTGGAGCGTTATGTGGATCATCTGCGTCAACGCGTGTAG
- a CDS encoding 3'-5' exonuclease: protein MTPVLVFDIETVPDIAGLRKLNGLGDEIDSAQVAEMAFHQRRQVTGNDFLQLHVQRVVAISCALRERDSFRIWSLGNPEDDEAELIRRFFEGIEKYTPQIVSWNGSGFDLPVLHYRAMIHGIQAPRYWDMGEDDREFKWNNYISRYHTRHLDLMDLLALYQPRANAPLDQIAQLVGLPGKLGMDGSKVWDAFQNGEIDGIRNYCETDVANTYLVYLRFQLMRGALTREAYQSECDLVRATLSKSDAPHWQEFLALWK, encoded by the coding sequence ATGACCCCGGTACTGGTGTTTGACATAGAAACGGTCCCCGATATAGCGGGATTGCGCAAGCTCAACGGGCTTGGGGATGAAATCGACTCGGCCCAAGTGGCGGAGATGGCCTTCCACCAACGTCGTCAGGTAACGGGCAACGACTTTCTGCAACTGCATGTGCAGCGTGTGGTAGCGATATCCTGCGCCCTGCGCGAGCGCGACAGCTTCCGCATCTGGTCGCTGGGCAATCCCGAGGACGACGAGGCGGAGTTGATCCGCCGCTTCTTCGAGGGCATCGAGAAATATACGCCGCAGATCGTGTCGTGGAACGGCAGTGGCTTCGATCTGCCGGTGCTGCACTACCGCGCCATGATCCACGGCATCCAGGCGCCGCGCTACTGGGACATGGGCGAAGACGACCGCGAGTTCAAGTGGAACAACTACATCAGCCGCTACCACACCCGCCATCTCGACCTGATGGACTTGCTTGCGCTCTACCAGCCACGCGCGAATGCACCGCTGGACCAGATTGCACAACTGGTCGGCCTGCCCGGCAAGCTCGGCATGGATGGCTCGAAGGTCTGGGATGCCTTCCAGAACGGCGAGATCGACGGTATCCGCAATTATTGCGAAACCGACGTCGCCAACACCTACCTGGTTTACCTGCGTTTCCAGCTGATGCGCGGCGCGTTGACGCGCGAGGCATACCAATCCGAGTGCGATCTGGTGCGCGCTACCTTGAGCAAGTCCGATGCGCCGCACTGGCAGGAGTTCCTGGCTCTGTGGAAATGA
- a CDS encoding type IV pilus assembly protein FimV, producing MGEHFSGRIPVISTTGESVEPSCFKLVNESHKQDGIPLVDSARLTVAGGSGKTYLQVSSRKRINDLAVRLLVKAGCESEVIREYTILLNLPDNVITTRPDQAVISAPLVEPDLSPPQPVLSASQRDRRAGGMVWEITAGESLASIAANIYPNSRRMQRRFSRHAMAANPEVFADKNPDMLLSAGTVLYFPDLRELARQPAEKKAGQGLAAESAAQPDTKPDVKPDKPPVSRKTSKAKKLGAESEVRLKLTTGDLDISASGKITEGEREILREKQRILMDIDDMAANNLSLNHRLKQMEEHILGLQTKLEGLERQRSEMASNRPAVPAPHSEPRQEIWEWPAYTAIIALSAGGLGLLMVAYLKRKRKKAEAEALMELDVDLGSVWEVDPDAKKSGSSASLSNSANAGVQMGKAIAPVDVLEIDGQPSSSDVPKAQYGVSDTGFEIALDSIESAVEEADIYLALGEKDRAIANLKYQIDSHPRSTADLWFKLMEIYHDFDMRPEFEALVTEFRRYFNIAKPNWETMASGEISSRSIAEFPRLMGKISSTWGSAACLEYLHHLLLDNKGGLREGFELGIASDILLLIHLLEGMLGKLPAGEVPSEENRALEFTFEPSVQVEPEKNDFSSHTIEVSDPTVAELGPLLELEIVPPVVKNFPELNQEDAGQAVLLEAEKRAFSLDLGTAGEPEKSHHDLPKLEWDNLPVVESVSVLARPDPRSALERRHPRIVENITLIWGGLEIVSYLKSLVVDSRGDREGFDKEVLSELMMLSTIAVVDEGVTDIWSSSGESKLAAQEALKPRKAD from the coding sequence TTGGGCGAGCATTTCAGCGGCCGGATTCCTGTTATTTCCACGACCGGCGAATCAGTCGAGCCATCGTGTTTCAAGTTGGTGAACGAGTCACACAAACAGGATGGAATTCCCCTTGTCGACTCCGCCAGACTGACTGTAGCTGGCGGGAGTGGCAAGACTTATCTCCAGGTTTCCAGTCGGAAAAGAATTAACGATCTGGCAGTCAGGCTGCTGGTCAAGGCTGGCTGTGAAAGCGAAGTAATCCGGGAATACACGATTCTGCTCAACCTGCCTGATAACGTGATAACCACCCGACCTGATCAGGCGGTTATCAGCGCGCCGCTGGTTGAACCCGACCTTTCTCCACCCCAACCTGTTTTGTCCGCGAGCCAGCGCGATCGTCGCGCAGGCGGCATGGTATGGGAAATCACAGCAGGGGAAAGCCTGGCTAGCATAGCTGCGAATATTTACCCGAATAGCCGACGCATGCAAAGACGATTTTCTCGTCATGCAATGGCAGCTAATCCTGAAGTCTTTGCGGATAAAAATCCTGACATGCTTCTGTCTGCCGGGACAGTGCTCTATTTTCCGGACTTGAGAGAATTGGCACGTCAGCCTGCCGAAAAAAAAGCGGGTCAGGGCCTGGCAGCGGAGTCTGCTGCACAACCGGATACGAAGCCAGATGTGAAGCCAGATAAACCTCCTGTTAGCCGAAAAACCTCAAAGGCCAAAAAGCTGGGTGCTGAATCTGAAGTACGCCTCAAATTGACCACGGGTGATCTGGATATTTCTGCCAGCGGCAAGATCACCGAAGGAGAGCGCGAAATTCTGCGCGAGAAGCAGCGCATCCTGATGGACATCGATGATATGGCAGCCAACAACCTGTCGTTAAATCATCGTCTGAAGCAGATGGAGGAACACATCCTGGGGTTGCAGACCAAACTGGAAGGGCTGGAACGTCAGCGCAGCGAAATGGCGTCCAATCGACCCGCCGTGCCAGCACCCCATTCCGAGCCACGCCAAGAAATATGGGAATGGCCAGCCTACACTGCGATTATCGCCCTCTCTGCCGGAGGCTTGGGGCTGCTGATGGTTGCGTATTTGAAGAGAAAGAGAAAAAAGGCTGAAGCTGAAGCCCTGATGGAACTTGATGTGGACCTGGGTAGCGTTTGGGAGGTTGATCCTGATGCCAAGAAATCGGGTTCGTCGGCTTCCTTATCAAACTCCGCGAACGCTGGTGTCCAGATGGGAAAGGCTATCGCGCCTGTAGACGTCCTGGAAATAGACGGGCAGCCTTCCTCTTCTGATGTACCTAAAGCTCAGTATGGTGTTTCTGACACCGGTTTTGAGATTGCGCTGGACAGCATTGAAAGCGCGGTTGAAGAGGCGGATATTTACCTTGCTCTGGGGGAGAAGGACAGGGCTATTGCCAACCTGAAATATCAGATTGATTCCCACCCCAGATCAACTGCCGACCTCTGGTTTAAACTTATGGAAATCTATCATGATTTCGATATGCGGCCGGAATTTGAGGCGCTGGTGACCGAATTTCGCCGGTATTTCAATATTGCTAAGCCAAACTGGGAAACGATGGCGTCTGGTGAGATCTCATCCCGCAGTATTGCGGAGTTTCCGCGCCTGATGGGAAAAATATCTTCCACCTGGGGTAGCGCCGCTTGCCTTGAATACCTGCATCATCTCTTGCTGGACAACAAGGGTGGGCTGCGGGAGGGGTTCGAGCTTGGCATAGCGAGCGATATTCTCCTGCTTATTCATCTTCTGGAAGGGATGCTTGGAAAGCTGCCTGCCGGTGAGGTGCCTTCCGAGGAAAATAGAGCCCTGGAGTTCACTTTTGAGCCAAGCGTGCAGGTTGAACCCGAGAAAAATGATTTTTCATCGCATACCATCGAAGTAAGCGATCCGACTGTAGCGGAACTCGGCCCTCTTCTTGAGTTGGAGATTGTGCCACCAGTTGTTAAGAATTTTCCTGAACTAAATCAGGAAGACGCAGGCCAAGCGGTCTTGCTCGAGGCTGAAAAGCGGGCGTTCAGCCTTGATCTAGGCACAGCAGGCGAACCTGAGAAAAGCCATCACGATCTGCCCAAACTGGAGTGGGACAATCTTCCGGTAGTGGAGTCTGTCAGCGTCCTTGCAAGACCAGATCCGAGATCTGCGCTGGAAAGGCGTCATCCCAGAATTGTCGAGAACATTACCTTGATCTGGGGTGGGCTGGAAATTGTAAGCTATCTAAAAAGTCTCGTCGTTGACAGTCGAGGCGATCGAGAAGGTTTCGATAAGGAGGTCTTATCCGAGTTAATGATGCTCTCCACTATAGCGGTGGTTGATGAAGGCGTCACCGATATCTGGAGTTCGTCGGGTGAGAGCAAGCTGGCGGCGCAGGAAGCTTTAAAGCCGCGTAAGGCGGATTAG
- the cysM gene encoding cysteine synthase CysM: protein MFKSIEEFVGNTPLVKLKRLPGNTSNTVLVKLEGNNPAGSVKDRPALFMIQRAEARGEIKPGDTLIEATSGNTGIALAMAASMRGYKMVLVMPEHMSVERRQVMRAFGAEIVLTPKEGSMEAAIDTANRMHDEGRGIILDQFSNPDNPQAHYEGTGPEIWRDTQGTITHFVSSMGTTGTIMGCSRYLKEQDPDIQIVGVQPSEGSQIPGIRKWPLTYLPKICDFKRVDRLIEVGQQEAEEITRRLAAEEGIFAGISSGGALAAALRVSAETENAVIVSIVCDRGDRYLSTGVFPA from the coding sequence ATGTTTAAAAGCATAGAGGAATTTGTCGGTAATACGCCACTGGTGAAGCTGAAACGATTGCCTGGCAATACCAGCAACACCGTGCTGGTCAAACTGGAAGGCAATAATCCTGCCGGTTCGGTCAAGGATCGGCCGGCGCTTTTCATGATCCAGCGGGCAGAAGCGCGCGGCGAGATCAAGCCGGGCGACACCCTGATCGAGGCGACCAGCGGCAATACCGGCATCGCACTTGCGATGGCGGCGTCGATGCGCGGGTACAAAATGGTGCTGGTGATGCCGGAGCATATGAGCGTGGAGCGACGCCAGGTGATGCGCGCCTTCGGTGCGGAAATTGTGCTGACACCGAAGGAAGGCAGCATGGAAGCCGCGATCGACACGGCCAACCGGATGCATGACGAGGGCCGGGGGATCATCCTCGATCAATTCTCCAACCCGGACAACCCGCAAGCCCATTACGAGGGCACCGGCCCGGAAATCTGGCGCGACACTCAGGGCACAATCACCCATTTTGTCAGCAGCATGGGTACCACCGGCACCATCATGGGCTGCTCGCGCTACCTCAAGGAACAGGATCCGGACATCCAGATCGTTGGCGTGCAACCCAGCGAAGGCTCGCAGATTCCCGGCATCCGCAAGTGGCCGCTGACCTATCTGCCAAAAATCTGTGATTTCAAGCGGGTAGACCGCCTGATCGAAGTTGGCCAGCAGGAAGCCGAGGAAATTACGCGCCGGCTGGCGGCGGAGGAAGGTATTTTCGCCGGTATCTCGTCTGGCGGCGCATTGGCGGCCGCGCTCAGAGTGTCGGCGGAAACCGAAAATGCGGTCATTGTATCCATCGTGTGCGACCGGGGTGACCGCTACCTGTCAACCGGCGTGTTCCCGGCCTGA